The following proteins come from a genomic window of Triticum aestivum cultivar Chinese Spring chromosome 6A, IWGSC CS RefSeq v2.1, whole genome shotgun sequence:
- the LOC123127777 gene encoding cell surface glycoprotein 1, with protein MASAWCLLAPAAAPVAAPGALGVSASESRGVFAARAAVPARTRRRWDSLVVCVAPDEEKITRRSPLDFPIEWEKPKPGRRPDIFPKFSPMKTPLPHPLPADDPLDDDEEEEEEEAQPQEEPQEDDPDKEDPEEDDPDKPTE; from the exons ATGGCGTCCGCGTGGTGCCTCTtggcgccggccgccgcgccggtGGCGGCGCCGGGCGCTCTCGGCGTCTCCGCCTCCGAATCCAGAGGCGTCTTCGCCGCGCGGGCGGCGGTCCCTGCGAGGACGCGGCGCAGGTGGGACTCGCTCGTGGTGTGCGTGGCCCCCGACGAGGAGAAGATTACGCGGCGCTCGCCCCTCGATTTCCCCATC GAATGGGAGAAACCTAAGCCTGGGAGGAGACCTGACATCTTCCCAAAGTTCAGCCCTATGAAAACACCATTGCCCCATCCATTACCAGCTGATGATCCAttggatgatgatgaggaagaagaagaggaagaggcaCAACCTCAAGAAGAACCGCAGGAGGATGATCCTGACAAGGAGGATCCTGAGGAAGATGACCCAGACAAGCCAACTGAGTAA
- the LOC123127778 gene encoding UDP-N-acetylglucosamine transporter UGNT1 isoform X1 translates to MAKNAGGVLLPVSAEPGKGDGEAALFKGSAMTRRGAVAALSYMSCSVLLVMFNKAALSSYKFPCANVITLLQMVCSTCLLYVLRRLKIISFTNSETSVPSDSLFFVPFRILLRTSPLSLSYLLYMLASMESVRGVNVPMYTTLRRTTVAFTMTMEYFLAKQKHTPPIIGSVALIVFGAFIAGARDLSFDARGYAIVFVANITTAVYLATINRIGKSSGLNSFGLMWCNGLVCGPAVLFLTYIQGDLKKTIEFPYLYSPGFQVVLLFSCVLAFLLNYTIFWNTILNSALTQSMCGNLKDFFTVGLGWVLFGGLPFDLLNVIGQGLGFVGSGMYAYCKIKGK, encoded by the exons ATGGCCAAGAACGCAGGAGGGGTGCTGCTGCCGGTATCCGCCGAGCCGGGGAAGGGCGACGGCGAGGCCGCGCTCTTCAAGGGCTCCGCCATGACCCGCCGCGGCGCCGTCGCCGCGCTCTCCTACATGTCCTGCTCCG TTTTGCTGGTGATGTTTAACAAGGCGGCTCTATCTTCATATAAATTCCCTTGCGCGAACGTCATTACACTCCTTCAG ATGGTGTGCTCAACGTGCCTTCTCTATGTTCTGAGACGGTTAAAGATCATTTCTTTCACAAATAGTGAAACATCAGTACCCTCTGATTCACTATTCTTTGTGCCGTTCAGAATACTGCTGCGCACTTCACCGCTTTCGCTGTCTTATTTGCTCTACATG CTAGCTTCAATGGAATCTGTGCGTGGAGTAAATGTTCCTATGTATACAACTCTAAGGCGCACAACAGTAGCATTTACAATGACAATGGAGTATTTCTTGGCAAAGCAGAAACACACCCCACCTATAATTGGCAG TGTCGCTTTGATTGTATTCGGAGCATTTATTGCTGGGGCTCGAGACTTATCATTTGATGCTCGTGGGTATGCCATTGTCTTCGTCGCCAATATAACTACAGCTGTTTATCTTGCAACTATAAATCGTATTG GAAAATCTAGTGGGCTGAATAGCTTTGGCCTGATGTGGTGCAATG GACTTGTTTGTGGACCTGCAGTACTGTTCTTGACATATATTCAGGGCGACCTcaagaaaactattgaatttccCTATCTTTATTCCCCTGGTTTTCAG GTGGTGCTGCTATTTTCATGTGTACTAGCATTTCTATTGAACTACACCATCTTCTGGAATACAATCCTGAATTCTGCACTTACACAGTCAATGTGTGGCAATTTGAAG GATTTCTTCACTGTTGGACTTGGCTGGGTACTCTTCGGCGGGCTTCCTTTTGATCTG CTTAATGTCATCGGCCAAGGGCTTGGCTTCGTTGGCTCAGGCATGTATGCCTACTGCAAGATCAAAGGAAAATAG
- the LOC123127778 gene encoding UDP-N-acetylglucosamine transporter UGNT1 isoform X2, with amino-acid sequence MESVRGVNVPMYTTLRRTTVAFTMTMEYFLAKQKHTPPIIGSVALIVFGAFIAGARDLSFDARGYAIVFVANITTAVYLATINRIGKSSGLNSFGLMWCNGLVCGPAVLFLTYIQGDLKKTIEFPYLYSPGFQVVLLFSCVLAFLLNYTIFWNTILNSALTQSMCGNLKDFFTVGLGWVLFGGLPFDLLNVIGQGLGFVGSGMYAYCKIKGK; translated from the exons ATGGAATCTGTGCGTGGAGTAAATGTTCCTATGTATACAACTCTAAGGCGCACAACAGTAGCATTTACAATGACAATGGAGTATTTCTTGGCAAAGCAGAAACACACCCCACCTATAATTGGCAG TGTCGCTTTGATTGTATTCGGAGCATTTATTGCTGGGGCTCGAGACTTATCATTTGATGCTCGTGGGTATGCCATTGTCTTCGTCGCCAATATAACTACAGCTGTTTATCTTGCAACTATAAATCGTATTG GAAAATCTAGTGGGCTGAATAGCTTTGGCCTGATGTGGTGCAATG GACTTGTTTGTGGACCTGCAGTACTGTTCTTGACATATATTCAGGGCGACCTcaagaaaactattgaatttccCTATCTTTATTCCCCTGGTTTTCAG GTGGTGCTGCTATTTTCATGTGTACTAGCATTTCTATTGAACTACACCATCTTCTGGAATACAATCCTGAATTCTGCACTTACACAGTCAATGTGTGGCAATTTGAAG GATTTCTTCACTGTTGGACTTGGCTGGGTACTCTTCGGCGGGCTTCCTTTTGATCTG CTTAATGTCATCGGCCAAGGGCTTGGCTTCGTTGGCTCAGGCATGTATGCCTACTGCAAGATCAAAGGAAAATAG